A region from the Phycisphaerales bacterium genome encodes:
- a CDS encoding menaquinone biosynthesis protein, with translation MDEIRIAYVRYLNTAPLVHGLERARGVRLIPAAPSHIADLVRRGEADLGLASVVDAFGTDLAVVGGGMIGCDGPTLTVRVFSSVPIERMTTLAADTDSHTSVVLARVLLEKRYGTRVRVVSFDARERVVDGGPVGGEGDWPESVLLIGDKVVVDRPPAGRYPHELDLGEAWKAWTGLPFVYATWMCRVEDVGSERVAISLELVDRQRRHNATRLDWIVSQRARGARWPEDLAREYLGRLLKFDFDARARAGMVRFAEEARGIGAVESSEIVWAEGVEV, from the coding sequence ATGGACGAGATCCGGATCGCGTATGTTCGATACCTCAACACGGCACCTTTGGTGCATGGATTGGAGCGGGCGCGGGGGGTTCGGCTGATCCCGGCGGCGCCGTCGCACATCGCGGATCTGGTCCGGCGGGGCGAGGCGGATCTGGGACTGGCGTCGGTGGTGGACGCGTTCGGGACGGATCTGGCGGTTGTGGGCGGCGGGATGATCGGGTGTGACGGGCCGACGCTGACGGTGCGGGTCTTCTCGTCGGTGCCGATCGAGCGGATGACGACGCTGGCGGCGGACACGGACAGCCACACATCGGTGGTGCTGGCGCGCGTGCTTCTGGAGAAGCGGTATGGAACGCGGGTCCGGGTGGTAAGTTTCGATGCACGGGAGCGTGTGGTGGATGGCGGGCCTGTGGGTGGCGAGGGCGATTGGCCGGAGAGTGTGCTGCTGATCGGTGACAAGGTGGTGGTGGATCGGCCGCCGGCGGGAAGGTACCCGCATGAGTTGGATCTTGGGGAGGCGTGGAAGGCGTGGACGGGGCTGCCCTTTGTGTACGCGACGTGGATGTGCCGGGTGGAGGATGTGGGAAGCGAGCGGGTGGCGATCTCGCTGGAGTTGGTGGATCGGCAGCGTCGGCACAACGCGACGCGGTTGGATTGGATCGTGTCGCAGCGGGCGAGGGGCGCGCGGTGGCCCGAGGATCTGGCGCGGGAGTATCTGGGGCGACTGCTGAAGTTTGACTTTGATGCTCGGGCGCGCGCGGGGATGGTGCGGTTTGCGGAGGAGGCGAGGGGGATCGGGGCGGTGGAGTCGAGCGAGATTGTGTGGGCGGAGGGGGTAGAAGTTTGA
- a CDS encoding NeuD/PglB/VioB family sugar acetyltransferase has translation MPEPTEIALVGGGGHALVVAHLARRARLRVTGVYDDDPDCVAVRLDCLPHLGPLEAATRAQTPFIIVLGDLAARRRAITALPAANFARLAPAECDPTVTFAPGAIAAIGAIIQPHARIGAHAIINTGAIVEHECEIAENAHIAPGAILAGRVRIGRDTLVGIGSRVLPGVRIGAGCVVGAGAVVTADVADGVRVAGVPAKPIA, from the coding sequence ATGCCCGAACCAACCGAAATCGCCCTCGTCGGCGGCGGGGGACACGCCCTCGTCGTCGCCCACCTCGCACGACGTGCGCGCCTCCGCGTCACCGGCGTCTACGACGACGACCCCGACTGCGTCGCCGTCCGACTGGACTGCCTGCCGCACCTCGGCCCGCTCGAAGCCGCCACACGCGCGCAAACACCATTCATCATCGTGCTCGGCGATCTCGCCGCCCGCCGCCGGGCTATCACTGCCCTTCCCGCGGCCAACTTCGCCCGGCTTGCCCCCGCCGAATGTGACCCAACGGTCACCTTCGCCCCCGGCGCGATCGCCGCCATCGGAGCCATCATCCAGCCCCACGCGCGCATCGGCGCCCACGCCATCATTAATACAGGCGCGATCGTCGAGCACGAGTGCGAGATCGCCGAGAACGCCCACATCGCCCCGGGTGCCATCCTCGCCGGCCGGGTCCGGATCGGCCGCGACACTCTTGTCGGGATTGGGTCGCGGGTGTTGCCCGGCGTTCGGATCGGGGCCGGGTGCGTTGTCGGGGCCGGGGCGGTGGTCACGGCCGACGTCGCCGATGGCGTTCGGGTCGCTGGCGTCCCGGCAAAGCCGATCGCTTGA
- a CDS encoding MarR family transcriptional regulator, whose amino-acid sequence MEHRTLQSEIHKQHPFDTKEQEAYLSVLRTGVKLEAAVERLFKDFGLSHATYNVLRILRGSGEAGRACHEISEHMVARVPDITRLVDRLERAGFAKRARGGTDRRVVNVTITKAGLELLESLDAPVLELHEKQLGHMSRQELQTLIDLLAKARHPGT is encoded by the coding sequence ATGGAACACAGGACACTTCAATCCGAAATTCATAAACAACATCCGTTCGACACCAAGGAGCAAGAGGCTTACTTGAGCGTGTTGCGTACGGGGGTGAAACTGGAGGCTGCCGTTGAGCGGCTCTTCAAGGATTTCGGGCTTTCCCACGCGACGTACAACGTCCTGCGCATCCTCCGCGGCTCGGGTGAGGCGGGCCGGGCCTGCCACGAGATCAGCGAGCACATGGTCGCCCGCGTCCCCGATATCACGCGACTCGTGGATCGCCTGGAGCGTGCCGGCTTTGCCAAACGCGCCCGCGGCGGCACCGACCGGCGCGTCGTCAACGTCACCATCACCAAGGCCGGGCTCGAACTGCTCGAATCGCTCGACGCCCCGGTCCTGGAACTCCACGAGAAGCAACTAGGACACATGTCGCGTCAGGAACTCCAGACGCTGATCGACCTCCTGGCCAAGGCCCGGCATCCGGGGACGTAA
- a CDS encoding pirin family protein, whose translation MLTLRPAHERGSFDFGWLRTSHTFSFGDYRDAKHMGFRSLRVINDDVVAPGQGFGEHPHQDMEIITVVLSGSLAHRDSIGRGGDGRGGNVETISPGEVQRMSAGRGIFHSEFNASKTEPVHLLQIWIRPSERGIEPGYAQKRFDPARQRDRLALVVSPDGRDGSLSIHQDASLYLSDVSAGKSVSHELGAGRHAWVHVATGSAVVNGQAMNAGDGLAVSEERAVTIEGRGEGAKVLVFDLA comes from the coding sequence ATGCTCACTCTCCGTCCCGCTCACGAGCGTGGCTCGTTCGACTTTGGCTGGCTCAGGACCTCGCACACCTTCAGTTTCGGCGATTATCGCGACGCGAAACACATGGGCTTTCGGTCGTTGCGTGTGATCAACGACGATGTCGTCGCGCCCGGGCAGGGGTTTGGCGAGCACCCGCACCAGGACATGGAGATCATCACGGTCGTGCTCTCGGGGAGCCTGGCGCATCGTGACTCCATTGGGCGCGGCGGCGACGGGCGGGGCGGGAACGTCGAGACCATCTCGCCGGGTGAGGTGCAGCGGATGTCGGCCGGGAGGGGAATCTTTCATTCCGAGTTCAATGCATCGAAGACCGAGCCGGTGCATTTGCTGCAGATCTGGATCAGGCCGAGCGAGCGCGGGATCGAGCCGGGGTATGCGCAGAAGCGTTTCGACCCGGCACGGCAGCGTGATCGGTTGGCGCTGGTGGTCTCGCCCGATGGGCGCGATGGCTCGCTCTCGATCCATCAGGACGCGTCGTTGTATCTGAGTGACGTCTCTGCGGGGAAGAGCGTGTCGCACGAGTTGGGCGCGGGGCGGCACGCGTGGGTGCATGTCGCGACTGGGTCGGCGGTGGTGAACGGGCAGGCGATGAATGCCGGCGACGGGCTGGCGGTGTCGGAGGAGCGCGCGGTGACGATCGAGGGGCGGGGCGAGGGGGCGAAGGTGCTGGTGTTTGATCTGGCGTGA